In Methylomagnum ishizawai, one DNA window encodes the following:
- a CDS encoding transcriptional regulator, producing the protein MESPGWTTARPGQLPYTYENFARAKVFLFEKWRERALELRLDTPVDLSGSCKYGSLFMQAVFGGTIRGHFQHQYNFIDGRLVDLSHDAADVGRMCNPYLHEPEYFAIPELQASLARCLPRVECWTAEFLADPP; encoded by the coding sequence ATGGAATCCCCAGGCTGGACCACGGCGCGTCCCGGACAACTGCCCTACACCTACGAGAATTTCGCCCGCGCCAAGGTGTTTTTATTCGAGAAATGGCGCGAAAGGGCGCTGGAACTGCGCCTCGACACCCCGGTCGACCTGTCGGGATCGTGCAAATATGGCTCCTTGTTCATGCAGGCGGTGTTCGGCGGGACCATCCGCGGGCATTTCCAGCATCAATACAACTTCATCGACGGGCGCTTGGTGGACCTCAGCCACGACGCCGCCGATGTCGGGCGCATGTGCAATCCCTATCTGCACGAACCCGAATACTTCGCGATCCCCGAACTCCAGGCTTCCCTGGCCCGCTGCCTGCCACGGGTGGAGTGTTGGACCGCCGAATTCCTGGCCGACCCTCCTTGA
- a CDS encoding methyl-accepting chemotaxis protein, whose amino-acid sequence MKPIDWLSALRSRIGLSLARRLVFWFMLLLLVPALLSVYINDRLTRRLLREKVQEQMSVIVTAKADGIEDYAYERTRAAGVFGRLKRLAVATVAMRKAIKGSPEWAAAEADVRSLLYYFTPNLGFSEVVLVDPRGIVLMQTQTNLALGDNLLYGPQRDTPMANVLRRTMTLLDTDISDFALYPGIETPLGFMAAPVYDQEGRVVGFLVLQLNTTEVFEAFADYSGLGKNGYVVVGALEDTGDLARIVAPIRHRPDAAFSLSVKLGVENGQGIQLAVLGGQGSGELISIEGRRVLAAWTYIPSFRWGIVVQQDIEEALEMLEEQTKAMVTLLTLILIPVVLLALWVARSISWPIQMAVATAERVAEGDLSVALDTKREDETGKLLNALGRMVSYLNSLIGQVRKSTIDLVSATNTLSAMTRAQGDEAAGLGATTLQIAAAAKEISATSEELVNTMAGVTQGAGHARDLADSGQSALGDMEQAMHHLAGATQSIAGRFGVINDKANSIGSITTTITKIADQTNLLSLNASIEAEKAGEYGLGFAVLAREIRRLADQTAVATLDIEHMVREMHDAVGSGVMEMDKFNEQVQTSVAETRRIGQRFSQIIQEVQALMPRFEAVHEGMRSQSAGARQIRDAMVSLTESARISAQALEETNAATQRLEGAIGELRKEIAIFKLR is encoded by the coding sequence ATGAAACCCATTGATTGGCTCTCCGCGCTGCGTTCGCGCATCGGACTCAGCTTGGCCCGGCGGCTGGTGTTTTGGTTCATGCTGCTGCTGCTGGTGCCGGCCTTGCTCTCGGTCTATATCAACGACCGCCTGACCCGGCGCTTGCTGCGCGAGAAGGTGCAGGAGCAAATGAGCGTGATCGTTACCGCCAAGGCCGATGGCATCGAGGATTATGCCTACGAGCGCACCCGCGCGGCCGGCGTGTTCGGACGGCTCAAGCGGCTGGCGGTCGCCACGGTGGCCATGCGCAAAGCCATCAAGGGTTCGCCGGAATGGGCCGCCGCCGAGGCCGATGTGCGTTCGCTGCTCTACTATTTCACGCCCAACCTGGGGTTTTCCGAAGTGGTGTTGGTGGACCCGAGGGGCATCGTCTTGATGCAGACCCAGACCAACCTCGCCCTGGGCGACAACCTGCTGTACGGGCCGCAGCGCGATACGCCCATGGCGAATGTGCTGCGCCGCACCATGACCTTGCTCGACACCGATATTTCCGATTTCGCGCTGTATCCGGGGATAGAAACGCCCTTGGGGTTCATGGCGGCGCCGGTCTACGACCAGGAGGGCCGGGTGGTCGGTTTCCTGGTGTTGCAACTGAATACCACCGAGGTGTTCGAGGCGTTCGCCGATTATTCCGGCCTGGGCAAGAACGGCTATGTGGTGGTGGGGGCTTTGGAGGACACGGGCGATTTGGCGCGGATCGTGGCACCGATCCGGCACCGGCCCGACGCCGCCTTCAGCTTGAGCGTTAAATTGGGCGTGGAGAACGGCCAGGGCATACAACTGGCGGTGCTGGGCGGGCAGGGCAGCGGCGAATTAATCAGTATCGAAGGTCGGCGGGTGTTGGCGGCCTGGACCTATATCCCCTCGTTCCGCTGGGGCATCGTGGTCCAGCAGGATATCGAAGAAGCCTTGGAAATGCTGGAAGAACAGACCAAGGCCATGGTCACCTTGTTGACCTTGATCCTGATTCCGGTGGTGTTGCTGGCCTTGTGGGTGGCGCGGTCGATTTCATGGCCTATCCAGATGGCGGTGGCGACCGCCGAGCGGGTGGCGGAAGGCGACCTCAGCGTGGCCCTGGATACCAAGCGCGAGGACGAAACCGGCAAACTGCTGAATGCCTTGGGGCGGATGGTGAGCTATCTCAATTCGCTGATCGGGCAGGTCAGGAAGTCCACCATCGACCTGGTGTCCGCCACCAACACCCTGAGCGCCATGACCCGCGCCCAGGGCGACGAAGCCGCCGGGCTGGGCGCGACCACGCTGCAAATCGCCGCCGCCGCCAAGGAAATTTCCGCCACCTCGGAGGAACTGGTCAACACCATGGCCGGTGTGACCCAGGGGGCGGGTCATGCGCGGGATTTGGCGGATTCCGGGCAATCCGCGCTGGGCGATATGGAACAGGCCATGCACCATCTGGCCGGTGCCACTCAGTCGATAGCTGGGCGGTTCGGCGTCATCAACGACAAGGCCAATTCCATTGGCAGCATCACCACCACCATCACCAAGATCGCCGACCAGACCAACCTCTTGTCCTTGAACGCCTCCATCGAAGCCGAGAAGGCGGGCGAATACGGCCTGGGTTTCGCGGTGTTGGCGCGGGAAATCCGCCGCCTCGCCGATCAAACCGCCGTCGCCACCCTGGACATCGAGCATATGGTGCGGGAGATGCACGACGCCGTGGGCAGTGGGGTGATGGAGATGGACAAGTTCAACGAACAGGTGCAAACCAGCGTGGCCGAGACCCGCCGCATCGGCCAGCGCTTCTCGCAAATCATCCAGGAAGTGCAGGCTTTGATGCCCAGGTTCGAGGCGGTCCACGAGGGGATGCGCTCGCAATCGGCGGGTGCCCGGCAAATCCGCGACGCCATGGTGTCCTTGACCGAGAGCGCCCGGATTTCAGCCCAGGCCTTGGAGGAAACCAATGCCGCCACCCAGCGCTTGGAAGGCGCGATAGGCGAACTACGCAAGGAAATCGCGATTTTCAAGCTGCGCTGA
- a CDS encoding ABC transporter substrate-binding protein translates to MAERRAGWAGALLKWAGLVLFGGVLASEAWWFWHPAGEDGPIRLGIIHALTGAMAISEKPMVDAELLAVEEINAQGGLLGRPVEAVVMDGASDPDTYARQAEKLIGQNKVAALIACWTSACRKTLGPVIERHHALMIYPMAYEGLEISPNIIYTGAAPNQQILPAVNWSYEHLGKRFFLVGSDYVWPHAVNAIIRDQMIALGGEVVGEGYMPYGGLDAGAVVAQIQAARPDVIFSTLVGDSNAPFYRALREVGLQAQKSPVVSFSISDPELQKLPAVDVSGHYAAWPYFQGVERKENTEFVQRFRQRYGEKRVLSDVMETAYFSVHLWARAVAQAGTTEVNAVNDDLLGQSFNAPEGIVTVDSTTRHTWRSFNMGLIREDGRIEIVWSGQHPIRPVPYPRTRSVKQWDDFLKDLYRGWKNHWFNAATAEGRTSHETH, encoded by the coding sequence CTCGGCATCATCCACGCGCTCACCGGGGCCATGGCCATCAGCGAAAAGCCGATGGTGGACGCGGAATTGTTGGCGGTGGAGGAGATCAACGCCCAGGGCGGCTTGTTGGGCCGGCCGGTCGAGGCCGTGGTCATGGACGGCGCGTCCGATCCCGACACCTATGCCCGCCAGGCGGAAAAGCTCATCGGCCAGAACAAGGTCGCCGCCCTCATCGCCTGCTGGACTTCGGCCTGCCGCAAGACCCTGGGGCCGGTGATCGAGCGCCACCACGCCCTGATGATCTATCCCATGGCCTACGAGGGCTTGGAAATCTCGCCCAATATCATTTACACCGGCGCGGCACCCAATCAGCAAATCCTGCCCGCCGTCAACTGGTCCTACGAACATCTCGGCAAGCGCTTCTTCCTGGTGGGTTCGGACTATGTCTGGCCACATGCGGTGAACGCCATCATCCGCGACCAGATGATAGCCTTGGGCGGGGAGGTCGTGGGCGAGGGCTATATGCCCTATGGCGGACTCGATGCCGGGGCGGTCGTGGCCCAAATCCAGGCCGCCCGGCCCGATGTGATCTTCAGTACCCTGGTCGGCGATTCCAACGCGCCGTTCTACCGCGCCCTGCGCGAGGTGGGACTCCAGGCCCAGAAATCCCCGGTGGTGTCGTTCTCGATTTCCGACCCGGAGCTACAAAAGCTGCCCGCCGTCGATGTCAGCGGCCATTATGCCGCCTGGCCTTATTTCCAAGGCGTCGAGCGCAAGGAGAACACCGAGTTCGTCCAGCGCTTCCGCCAGCGCTATGGTGAAAAGCGGGTGTTGAGCGATGTGATGGAAACCGCCTATTTCAGCGTGCATCTGTGGGCGCGGGCGGTGGCGCAGGCGGGCACCACCGAGGTCAACGCGGTCAACGACGATTTGCTGGGGCAAAGCTTCAACGCGCCCGAGGGCATCGTCACCGTGGATTCCACCACCCGCCACACTTGGCGCTCCTTCAACATGGGCCTGATCCGCGAGGATGGCCGCATCGAGATCGTCTGGTCCGGCCAACACCCCATCCGCCCGGTGCCCTATCCCCGCACCCGCTCGGTCAAGCAATGGGATGATTTCCTCAAGGATTTATACCGCGGTTGGAAAAACCACTGGTTCAACGCCGCCACGGCGGAAGGGCGCACTTCCCATGAAACCCATTGA